In the Pungitius pungitius chromosome 5, fPunPun2.1, whole genome shotgun sequence genome, one interval contains:
- the erap1b gene encoding endoplasmic reticulum aminopeptidase 1b — MLAAPLLLLLLLVPVPPSSGAQVPNRGRAVEAPVATNGQPFPWGHMRLPKAVHPLHYDLSLHPNLTTLDFSGVVRIQLDVREDTGAIVLHAKEMQVSSAWLLAPGGVRPLRVLEYPRFHQLALLSDAVLTRGRRYEVQLEFAANLSDSFHGFYKSSYRTSTGEVRVLASTQFEATYARAAFPCFDEPAFKANFTIQIVREPRHITISNMPKVKTVLLPGGLLEDHFDTSVKMSTYLVAYIVSDFLSVSKTTRHGVKISVYAVPEKIDQTAFALDAAVRLLDFYDDYFDIPYPLPKQDLAAIPDFQSGAMENWGLTTYRETGLLFDPNKSSASDRLGLAKVIAHELAHQWFGNLVTMEWWNDLWLNEGFAKFMEYISLRVTYPELQVDDIFLGKCFDAMEVDSLNSSHPVSTDVENPTQIQEMFDDVSYDKGACILNMLRDFLTPEAFEVGIIRYLKRYSYQNTVNSHLWESLSNICDSDDLDEGRMKHKEFCSERDLQSGASKWYSGDELDVRAIMDTWTLQEGFPLVAVEVRGREVRLSQERYLKTDDRSLTEGFLWQIPLTYMTSASSTIHRFLLKTKTDVLYLPQEADWVKFNVDMSGFYMVHYAGDGWNSLIRLLQRNHTALSSNDRASLIHNVFQLVSTGDVGLDTALELSLYLSRETEIMAVTQGFRELVPLYKLMEKRDMAALENRMKDYIVDLFRGLIDRQEWTDSGSVSERVLRSYLLLFGTVRNYAPCVAKATELFDRWRDSEGTMSLPVDVTMAVFVIGARTPEGWDFLFEEYRRSMQMSLKSRLKSAMSVSHLQDKLKRMMEQSLHGEVMKTQDLPGVVISVSKNPRGYKLAWDFLRANWHTLIKKFELGSSTISHMVIEVTNQYSTREMLDEVRSFFGSLTEESGSKMRCIRQTYETIEENIRWMDRNLPLLQAWLQRRGRREHEDL, encoded by the exons ATGTTGGCggcacctcttcttcttctcctgctgctggttcCCGTCCCTCCCTCATCGGGGGCCCAGGTGCCAAACCGGGGCCGAGCCGTGGAGGCCCCCGTGGCCACCAACGGCCAGCCGTTCCCCTGGGGCCACATGAGGCTCCCCAAAGCCGTCCACCCCTTGCACTACGACCTGAGCCTCCACCCCAACCTAACAACGCTGGACTTCAGCGGGGTGGTCCGCATCCAGCTGGATGTGCGGGAAGACACCGGCGCCATCGTTCTCCACGCCAAGGAGATGCAGGTATCCAGCGCGTGGCTCCTGGCGCCCGGAGGCGTCAGGCCTCTCCGGGTGCTGGAGTACCCTCGCTTCCACCAGCTGGCCCTGCTGTCGGACGCGGTGCTGACCAGGGGGCGAAGGTACGAGGTCCAGCTGGAGTTCGCCGCCAACCTCTCCGACAGCTTCCACGGTTTCTACAAGAGCAGCTACCGCACCAGCACCGGGGAAGTCCG GGTTCTGGCGTCCACGCAGTTCGAAGCCACGTACGCCCGCGCAGCCTTCCCCTGTTTCGACGAGCCCGCCTTCAAAGCCAACTTCACCATACAGATCGTACGAGAGCCTCGCCACATAACCATTTCCAACATGCCCAAG GTAAAAACTGTGCTGTTGCCGGGGGGTTTGCTCGAGGACCACTTCGACACTTCCGTTAAAATGAGCACGTACCTGGTGGCCTACATCGTGTCCGACTTCCTGTCCGTGAGCAAGACCACCCGGCATGGCGTCAAG ATCTCCGTCTACGCCGTGCCGGAGAAGATCGACCAGACGGCCTTCGCGCTGGACGCAGCTGTCCGGCTATTGGACTTCTACGATGACTATTTTGATATTCCTTACCCGCTTCCCAAACAGG aCCTGGCTGCGATCCCTGACTTCCAGTCGGGAGCGATGGAGAACTGGGGGCTGACCACCTACAGGGAGACGGGCCTCCTCTTCGACCCCAACAAGTCCTCGGCCTCAGACAGACTGGGGCTCGCCAAGGTTATCGCCCACGAGCTCGCACACCAG TGGTTTGGGAACCTGGTGACGATGGAGTGGTGGAATGACCTCTGGCTCAACGAGGGTTTCGCCAAGTTCATGGAGTATATTTCTCTCAGGGTCACCTACCCGGAGCTGCAAGTG GACGACATCTTCTTGGGGAAGTGTTTTGATGCCATGGAGGTCGACTCCCTCAACTCGTCCCACCCGGTCTCCACCGATGTGGAAAACCCCACTCAGATCCAGGAGATGTTCGACGACGTTTCATATGACAAG GGGGCGTGTATTCTCAACATGCTGCGGGACTTCCTGACCCCCGAGGCTTTTGAGGTCGGCATCATCCGATACCTCAAGCGCTACAGCTACCAGAACACGGTCAACAGCCACCTGTGGGAGAGCCTGAGTAAT atCTGCGACTCGGACGATCTGGACGAAGGCCGGATGAAACACAAAGAATTCTGCTCCGAGCGCGACCTGCAGTCCGGAGCCtct aaatGGTACTCCGGTGATGAGCTGGATGTCAGGGCCATCATGGATACCTGGACCCTGCAGGAGGGCTTCCCTCTGGTCGCcgtggaggtcagaggtcgggaGGTCAGGCTCAGCCAGGAGCGATACCTGAAGACAGACGACCGCTCCCTCACCGAAGG ATTCCTGTGGCAGATCCCACTGACCTACATGACCAGCGCCTCCAGCACCATCCACCGCTTCCTGCTGAAGACGAAAACTG ACGTGCTGTACCTGCCGCAGGAGGCGGACTGGGTGAAGTTCAACGTCGACATGAGCGGCTTCTACATGGTCCACTACGCGGGCGACGGGTGGAACTCCCTCATCCGACTGCTGCAACGCAACCACACGGCGCTGAGCAGCAACGACCGCGCCAGCCTCATCCACAACGTCTTCCAGCTGGTCAG CACGGGCGACGTGGGGCTGGACACGGCCCTGGAGCTGTCTCTGTACCTGTCCAGGGAGACCGAGATCATGGCTGTGACTCAGGGCTTCCGAGAGCTCGTACCGCTCTACAAGCTGATGGAGAAGAGAGACATGGCTGCCCTGGAGAACCGGATGAAG GACTACATCGTTGATCTGTTCCGGGGGCTGATCGATCGGCAGGAGTGGACTGACTCTGGATCGGTGTCCGAGCGAGTGCTGAGGAGctacctgctgctgtttggcacCGTCAGGAACTACGCTCCCTGTGTGGCCAAGGCCACCGAGCTCTTTGACAGGTGGAGGGACTCTGAGGGCACCATGAG cctCCCCGTCGACGTCACCATGGCAGTGTTTGTGATCGGAGCTCGAACCCCGGAGGGGTGGGACTTCCTGTTTGAGGAGTACCGCCGCTCGATGCAAATGTCTTTGAAGAGCCGCCTGAAGTCCGCAATGAGCGTCAGCCACCTGCAGGACAAGCTCAAGCG GATGATGGAGCAGAGCCTCCACGGCGAGGTGATGAAGACCCAGGACCTCCCGGGCGTGGTCATCTCCGTCAGCAAGAACCCCCGCGGCTACAAACTGGCCTGGGACTTCCTCCGGGCCAACTGGCACACTCTGATCAAGAA GTTTGAGTTGGGCTCCAGCACCATATCCCACATGGTGATTGAAGTGACCAACCAGTATTCCACCAGGGAGATGTTAGATGAG GTGAGAAGCTTCTTTGGCTCTCTGACCGAGGAGTCGGGCTCAAAGATGAGATGCATCCGGCAGACCTACGAGACCATCGAGGAGAACATCCGCTGGATGGACCGCAACCTTCCCCTGCTGCAGGCCTGGCTGCAGCGACGCGGCCGCAGGGAGCACGAAGATCTGTAG
- the si:dkey-283b1.6 gene encoding uncharacterized protein si:dkey-283b1.6 isoform X2, whose protein sequence is MVMESIPVLKVCSRFREEQMNREALRRSEQDTRPPPIFFIPFHGGMSQQDSEDQPGGGGPRISLELHSPPRYSNVVFCGPPPSYNELGLKPDDLPPAYTEYSVPVYQIAPPPPRDRSQPQAQPQQ, encoded by the exons ATGGTAATGGAGAGCATTCCCGTTCTGAA GGTGTGCAGTCGCTTCCGAGAGGAGCAGATGAACCGGGAGGCGTTGAGACGCAGTGAGCAGGACACTCGCCCTCCCCCCATCTTTTTCATCCCCTTCCACGGAGGGATGTCACAGCAGGACAGCGAAGACCAacccggggggggcgggcccCGCATCAGCCTGGAGCTCCACTCGCCGCCCCGATACAGCAACGTGGTCTTCTGCGGGCCCCCGCCTTCCTACAACGAG CTGGGGTTGAAGCCCGACGACCTGCCCCCGGCTTACACCGAGTACAGCGTCCCCGTGTATCAAATcgctcccccgccccccagggACAGGAGCCAGCCTCAAGCGCAGCCGCAGCAATGA
- the si:dkey-283b1.6 gene encoding uncharacterized protein si:dkey-283b1.6 isoform X1, translated as MVMESIPVLKIFLGILGFGLSIMFCTTFCRVCSRFREEQMNREALRRSEQDTRPPPIFFIPFHGGMSQQDSEDQPGGGGPRISLELHSPPRYSNVVFCGPPPSYNELGLKPDDLPPAYTEYSVPVYQIAPPPPRDRSQPQAQPQQ; from the exons ATGGTAATGGAGAGCATTCCCGTTCTGAA gaTCTTCCTGGGCATCCTGGGCTTCGGCCTCTCCATCATGTTCTGCACAACCTTCTGCAGGGTGTGCAGTCGCTTCCGAGAGGAGCAGATGAACCGGGAGGCGTTGAGACGCAGTGAGCAGGACACTCGCCCTCCCCCCATCTTTTTCATCCCCTTCCACGGAGGGATGTCACAGCAGGACAGCGAAGACCAacccggggggggcgggcccCGCATCAGCCTGGAGCTCCACTCGCCGCCCCGATACAGCAACGTGGTCTTCTGCGGGCCCCCGCCTTCCTACAACGAG CTGGGGTTGAAGCCCGACGACCTGCCCCCGGCTTACACCGAGTACAGCGTCCCCGTGTATCAAATcgctcccccgccccccagggACAGGAGCCAGCCTCAAGCGCAGCCGCAGCAATGA
- the si:dkey-283b1.6 gene encoding uncharacterized protein si:dkey-283b1.6 isoform X3 gives MFCTTFCRVCSRFREEQMNREALRRSEQDTRPPPIFFIPFHGGMSQQDSEDQPGGGGPRISLELHSPPRYSNVVFCGPPPSYNELGLKPDDLPPAYTEYSVPVYQIAPPPPRDRSQPQAQPQQ, from the exons ATGTTCTGCACAACCTTCTGCAGGGTGTGCAGTCGCTTCCGAGAGGAGCAGATGAACCGGGAGGCGTTGAGACGCAGTGAGCAGGACACTCGCCCTCCCCCCATCTTTTTCATCCCCTTCCACGGAGGGATGTCACAGCAGGACAGCGAAGACCAacccggggggggcgggcccCGCATCAGCCTGGAGCTCCACTCGCCGCCCCGATACAGCAACGTGGTCTTCTGCGGGCCCCCGCCTTCCTACAACGAG CTGGGGTTGAAGCCCGACGACCTGCCCCCGGCTTACACCGAGTACAGCGTCCCCGTGTATCAAATcgctcccccgccccccagggACAGGAGCCAGCCTCAAGCGCAGCCGCAGCAATGA